The genomic stretch taaaaaaaaattccttttattttcagatatctTTATtcgatgataaaaaaataataaagtatctACACATTGAATACATGTGCGGCTCACATTCTATGCAACGTTGCATGATGGCCCAGCCCTGTCCAGGCAGCGAATCGGCATGaaaaggcggggtggggagTCGGACTAtagcttcaccactgggcaagagcaccaccacgGTGTACTTGTACACTCAATGaacaaaatcaatgaaaattaaTTATCCTATCAATTCATGACTGCTGCTGATGTGGTAAAcgtatttaaaaatcttgttaTTGACACCAAAAATGAAAAGCGCAGCCTATAggtcataaaaattatttctagcACCACTTGCACCATCACATTCTTAGACATTTACATACTGCGATATTGcacgtcatcatcattataattaaaacataaatagcACTTATTTTAGTTTAACTGTTGTGGccaacattcaaacattttgttggtCACAGAGGTCGGGGCTATCATGCAGTGTCTTGGGGTGGGCTTCATCAATGACGACATCAATTTTTGTTCAGCTCTCGCCCAGACGGAAGTATAAgtgatgtgacgtcatcatTTTTTGCGCAGCCTTCACCCAGACGGAAGTACagttattgtgacgtcagtgcaGGAAGCTGCGGAAACTAAGCAGCATGGCGGGCCGTTCGAAACAGTATGATTTTATCTTTGATGGAGGTCTTAACTCTCATACTCGTGCATCTCTGGTTATTGAATTGATCAAGTATCTTCTGTACGAAAGAAACCAGATTCCACTTCACTTTGATGGTTTGAAGCAGCAAACGCAGATTGAGGAGGTAACTAACGTTTTCTTCTCCGTTTTACTTCGTGATTCTACTGTCATGATTCAATTTGAGTTTCAAGTTTACACAACAgtgttacataatttttaaaaactcagtaTATCTTAAAATTTCACAATCGATATTTtcgtaaatgaaagaaaagttttctgtCGAAGTCTGGAGGGTCGCAGACAGCAGTGGATAGATCAGgtgtgggcaaagttttcttttttgcggtccggtctcaaaattctaagttATGCGGCGGCCCGGTAAAATACGAAAAATCCACGCCagataacaacacaacaaacctagtgataatggaatcgACCTGTACTTTGCGTCAGTTGTGCAATAAAGTAATTTCCGGATTCTAATGCATTCTTAATTAATCTCAGCTCACAGGAgaatcaaaataattattacaattattttagaattaaaaataataataataaatgcaaatttgtaaagtgcatactcacactcataagaagtaggctcttagtgcttaagaacatatgagatattaaagaataaacaacctacTAAGCAAATAcaggaaacacaaagaggaaccaaatagcaagaacaagagctgagagtaacatgatattgaaAAGAAGGAtttgaaaaaggactagcattatggaaaaGGTTATTGTTAATAagaataagtgggaatttataaagtacaatatctcagccaaaggcaaacttattgcgctgaacaagatcaaaacagtaacaaagatgtagaacaaaatcatcAAATAGTAACGAaaatgtagaaggaagaacaatgcaagCACTCGCTGCATTCCGACAGTAAAGGACGATGATTGTACAGTAATCCCTCACCACTTTGTGTTTCACCCTTGCGGCTTTGCTATTTCATGGGtttttttatcagaaataaatgggaaaaattatttgatcaACGCTTCTTCTTGGATTTTCTGAGAAATTCAATCAGATCCCAGCTCCCGATTGGTTCAGTACAGTAGCACCTTGTGTACTTTTTCGTTTTTCGTTCTATAACAGGTACTGTATTACTCTACAGTACATATGTGtttgctcttttattttatgtaaaggTATAATAATGCGCAAaacagtgtgggaatggttattaTGGAAATGGAAAAGGTTCATGTAGAGTAAAAGTATGGAGGAGGGTTTATAAAGTCataatatagtgtataaatatataaataaatatgcagtATCTTTTTCGCAGATTTTCGTTTATCGCGTGTGGTTCTGGAATACATCTCCCACAATaaacgagggattactgtagATGTAATTGCAATGACTCTAGAGAAttaggttagtgacatcaggaaaaTACTGGGACGATGTTGAGTTTTCTTGAGAatgtgaagaaatgttatcacatgaaactcCTTTGGGGtgatcacttcagtttattcaatgtAGCTGAAGGTCGCTGCCAAGCTAGTGAAGCGGGCAGAATGGAAttcagccaatagatccaaacagttctcacttcaaaataacattatatacattgtatacagtcctgttgcaaaccagaagagaaagaaaacgcaGAAGAAGTACATATAAACATGAAGATCCAACAATTTTATCCAAGtcaaattacaacaacaaaacataaacaatatcaaggagagccaatcccctcagcctgttaggcgaagggacagaactacTCTTGATTTAACTTTGTACTTgctaaacatcaaagaaatgaCTGAAAGGTAGGCAACAGCACTGTAAATGTAACTAAGAAGTCGCACGAAAagcaaagataataaaaagttaatttatatagctCCCACTGTAAAAGGCAAAATCAAAGCGCTTGACAATATATCCAGCAATATGATATTTACAAGAAGTTCAAATTGTTATCATCTATAATGAGTCACAAATCTAGAGGTGTTCAGATATCATTTTGATCTGGTGCTTCATGaataagataacactttatttacctCAGAGGGCTTTTCAGGGCAGCTCAATATGgaagcacaaaacaataccacaacatgTCCATATCAAACATACTTATacattcatgtttcagacagctgcattcattcacGCTTAGTAACATTCGAACATCGCACAGTTGAAacaatctgttggtcctgcatgcaggtacacagaatcaGTGGACCGATAGGCGGTGGAAAAACTCTTCTGCCTTTTGTCGTGAAGGTTTTCAAatactttcagaagtgtctgcctgttatacAAGGAGTATTCTGGGCTGTTCCAATGAATTTGGAATGGGTCAGTACAACACAATGTAAGCTGCTCATCCTTCACCAATACATTGTTGTAAAGAAGATAAATAAGAAAGACAGCACACTTCTATGTGCAATCTataaagctgaagaaattgctGGGGAGCAGAAAAATTCTTTGGCTTCCAGAGAATGAAGAGGCgctgttgagccttcttcaagGCAGCTTAAGTAATGGGATCCCAGCAAAGTCTCTTATCAAAGATGGTGGCCAGGTATTTAAAAGAAGAGACGGTTTCTGCCTCCTTGTCGTGGATGACACTTACAGGACATGGTGGAGAATTCTGATGGAAATCGAAGACTCTTTGGTCTTACATTAAGTCCTAAGATATTGTCATTGcaccaggcaataaattcatcTAAAGCTATACCATCGGTATCTACTAGCCTGCTAAAAGGTGTCATCAGAAAATTTGACGAGATATTGACCCTCATGGTTATTGCAACAACTGTTGGATGCAGAATTAACAGAAGCGGAGATAAAATATTGCCTTGGGGTGGGCTTCTGCAGAGAAGAACAATATCATGGATTACTAGTGGTTTCTTGCTAGAGCACCAAATCAACAAAAAGTTGATGGAGGGGTGTAGCATCTGGTCACAAATTTTTCTAGTGCAGATCTACAAAGTCATTAATCTTTGACAAAAGCAGATCAATTTGGATTCATAAAATAGTCTTGTCTGTGAAGTAAATCATCCCTTTATCACTAGGATAAACATGACATAGGATGATTGTTATGGCTGGAAAGCCGGATGTTTGCCATGTTTTGTTAATAATGTACATGGCTGAATAAGTAATTAGTACCTAGGGAAAAAGCTCACCATAAATAAAAGTCAATTTTAATGGTAAATATTAGACAAACCATAGAAGATGATGTCACATAAATGGGGCTTACATGTGGTGTTAAAAAGCCATCAGTTAGGCTTAAAACaaccaaaataatttaatttgtgtatATAAGATGCATATATTGTGGAACCTATCCTAAAAGaaccaaaaactgtttttgtttggtgAGTTTAAGAAATAGCAAACTGCATCTTCAGAGATTAATtatttacgttttttttttcaaatgatggTTTTTGCTCAAATTCATACGCAGATGAGGAAGTGCTGTTTCTTTTCCGTGACAAATATAAATTGGCTTTGAAACTAGGTAActagcaaaatattttgtttacacatcATAGAAGTCaatgaactttttttatttttcaggtacAAAATTCGCACATCAACAGCAAATATCtccagacagaaagaaaagcacaGGCGATACTCTCAAGCCTCGAggatttatttgtaaacattttaaaggctTTTGAGACATGTCCTGAAATTCAGCAGGCTCTTGTGCTGCTTGGAAGTACCACTGCAACCCCAAAAGAAGTGTATGTTGTAAATCTCCCAAGCCTGTGTCCAGAAGCAAACCATGTTTCACTTAAGTCATGTAAACAAGCTTTCTTCCGCCACATTGTAGCAGAGCAGATTTTGGCCAACGAAGCTGCCCTTGGGCCAACTAATGTGATGGTGATGCTTCTTGCACCTACAACAGCTATTCTGAAAGGGTTCGTGCCAAAGATGTCATTCAAGGTACCTTCCAGAGGGATCTGTTTAACTCTGAACATGATTTGCATGCAGCCACATTCTTGCCAGGAACTCACCTTTGATGGTTCAGAAGTCGAGATATCAGGTATTGAACCACttaatatttcttctgctgAAACCTTGGACCATTCACTCAGTGCTACACCTTTGTCTTCATGTTCAAGGcagcacagacatacatttttaaaatttcccgtggtaaaaatggaaagaaatcaTTTGTCCACACCTGGTAGTGTCAAAGCTGAGGATTTTAATCATGTTCTAACTAATGATTGTGAAATCACTGGTTCGGTTAAAGAATTGATGCTTCCTCATACAGCTAGCACCCCTAAGCCTGGACATTGCCAACAGCCTCCAAATAGCAACTGTGCGCAGCAGAGCAGTAGTACAGAGATACAACACCAGTGTATTTGGTTTCAATATGCTACTGCAATTAAAGGCTATAGTGTGTAGGGGTTTCAGCAGAGTAGGTATGAATGTCTGCACAGTTAAGAAATTGGTTATGATGACTGGAAACTTTAACCATATCAGATAGTTTTacagtgttttgttttagttgcaTGTATATAAAAGGTGCACATGTTCCTGTTAGTGCCAGACATCttgattttcaaaatttgaaacTTAAGGAGATACTTGTCAACAGTGGACATAGAATAAACACAAGCTCTCAGTCTGCAGCTTGATCTTGCACATAATCCAACACATATATCCTTGTTTTGCATGCTTGAACTCAACAAGACTGTATATCCGGTAATTACCTATCTGGACTGTGATcttaattataaatttaatgaGGATGAAattgaatgatgatgataatgaaattgaatgatgataataatgaaattgaatgatgaatgaaaatAGTTCGTGATAAAGGTAAATACGGTGTGGCTTTGTTCATGAAGAAAGTATGTGTGCTCACAAATATATCATACTAAACTCATTTGAACTGTAAGTCTAcctgaataaaattaaaactaatgacatggtGCCTGTAAAGTGTCACCACCAGTAGTTTTTCATGACAATGGTTTGTTTTAAGCTTAGGAAAGCCAGCCTACAACCGACTATAAGTAGGAAAAAGTTTGCTTTTCAAAAaatatgcacttttttttttcaaatcaaggCTAATGCAAAATGAATGTCACAGCACTAACGAGTGTAATGAGTGCTTACATTGTCCTCTCTTGTGTTTGTTCAACCTGCAATATCATTACTGTTACTCACCAAagtgcttgtttattttatataacaATATGCTTGCGTAACAAGCACATTTTCTTCAGGAgcaattttttatgtttatacacatttcttgtgaGCAATCTTTCTTAAATATTATGACCCAGAGTAAAACCTGTGATGCTTTGTTATCTCTTGTTACACCATCACGTTCTCTTTGCCAGACATTAATTTCCAGAGTACACAATgcatatttatatgtatgtgtatgggaataaaaatagatttacagaatgttcattttgtttcttctttctctgcattatCTACAGATTAATAATTGTCCTGGTTATGTATGGCCATGGCCTTTTCATTCTTCAACCATTGTATGGTGGGGCAGCTAATgtcaattaaataaaatgatgatgtaATCATTTTCATACTTGTGTTCTTTCAGGTAAAGATCACAGTTGAACATTGACAATTTACTGCAGGATAATAGCAAAGATATGTATTACAATAGAAACTTCTTGAAGAGAACAAATCAATTTAATTAAATGGATAAATCTTTTGGATTTATAATTTATCAGTTTGTAAAGCTTATATGCAATAGGAGgctgttcaaaatattttggaaacaaaCATCTAAAGAACAACAAATCATTATGTGTACTCTGTGAGCTTTCATTTCGTTTTAAGCCATGCTTTTCAAAACTTGTCAAAAAGTGCAGTTCATTTTATGGCTTTTCAATATAGGGCAATTAAGCAGTGGTGATTGGGGTCCAAACTGCTTAACCGCAGCTTAAATATTTTTCgataatgcataaattaaaataattttttatcacAATCTTTTCTCTTAACTTTGTCGCATTGAAAGGTGTGAATCCATTACAATAGCAGCCTCCATAACACTGACACACAGCATGgataaaacagaataatatttgaatttcattgtaagttattttattgtttattgataaataaaagactaatcttttataaatacctctttgaagttataagccaacatttaaatatttaatccgcgatagtgcatagcatgtcaatcacAGACATTTGAAATGACAGCTGTCGACCACTATTGTTCTGACCTCCTGTTATTTTGTGACACTCCAGTCTGCCAATCACTTCAAAAATTTTGAAGACTTATCtgcttaaaaaatattctgctcCCCCTGTTACGCTATTTCTGAAATGGAGATTTTCTTAATGGCGATTGCCTAGGCTCTTGGTACCCATCCAATATTGACCTTCTGCACAGATCTTGCTCCGTGAGTGCATTCTAGATGTTCTCATtcctagtttttattttgtgaggcTAGCTTTGACTCCATCTCCTAACAAGCACGTTTTGAGATTATTGCACAGAGGCCAGTGGTAAAATAACTCCTCTCTGATTcccaatttttaaaatgtacctACCACTAACATTAAACATCAAGAACTATTTTATCGCTTCTCTTTCGTCTCAATATGTTGATGCTCCTAAACTGTTGGCCATAGCTCATTCACACCTAGTGCATCATTCATAATCTTTAGCCAAGGGTCACACAAAGGAAAACATTATGCCATAATAGTTCAATATGGTCAGCGTGCACTTTTACATTGCACATTTGACATCTCTTCATAAATAAACCACAAAACAGATATTTATCTCCAAATTTTACTTCAAATAACAGCAGCATGAACACTTCTAAGTTTTCCATAGACTTTAGCTGGGGGACTCCCTGCAAAAGACCAACAACAAATCTTTAGCATGCATCCCTAAAcaaaattgataaataaattagGATCACAATCTAGAACATGTAAGTTGCATTAAACTAAAGatttcttaaaatgaaataaacgaTCTGCTGCATTATCAGTCAAgctataaagaaaacaatgccgaacgtataaataaaatggcaaaTAATCAACAGGGCATAGCATTGGAAAACTTGAGTTCCGCTTACAGGGTCGGGGTCCAGGGGCCGACGTACCCCTGGTGGGGTGTAGGGGCAAAACCCCTACTGGGGGGTCAGCtgaaagattttcagtttttgaagcattaatttcacccttttcctgcaatgttttgcaaatattttcattcacaataacattaacaagacacacacacacatgtataccaaaCATAAATCCATTGGGaccaatgaaacacacacacacaaattatacttatataattatttacttggctgtcaataaaactagcaggaattgtcacaatatcagcttgcgttggtttttttttctatgcactgtcaaaactaaagaatgaagacagctttgtttgcttctttggtttgtctgcgacaactgtcACAATGTTCAACTACTTGGTCAGCGTTTTGAATATCCTCCCCAGCACCCTTCTGgctgctgacaacattcactccttggttagcatcttcattatccttgacactttactaggctgtcaataaaaactagcaggaattgtcacaatatcagtttgcattgttttcttttctatgcacagtcaaatctaaagaatgaagacagctttgcttgcttctttggtttgtctgcgacaactgcCACATCAACTAATTGGTCAGATATATCCTCCCCAGCATCCTCCtggctgttgacaacattatCCTTGACAGCATCTGCTTTCTGGCCGTTGACAACCCTTTCTTGGTCAGGATTGTCattctggctgtttgttttctgcttcttgctaGATTTTCTTTCGAGCACTGCTTCAtccagtattttcctttttcttttgctttagacGGCAGTTTCTGATCAGGTTCCAAGCCCATTTCATGGCAAAGTTTGTTCCTGGTTTCCTGGTTtgtggcttttctttcttcattgtcaaTCCAAGCATTCCTCATGTTCTCAACTAGCTGCTTGCTCACAGGTTCTTTGATGGGGTCTGCCTTAGCAAAGTACTCCACTGCTGTTTTCTTGGCTGTAGCCAgtcttgacttcacagtctgCATGGCCATGTATGTGTCAACATCCATGTTGGTCTTTTCCTTGGACAGGATCTTTCCCATCTCGCTGAAGGTGGATTCCACAATTGGCCATGGAAGCAACTGAGCAAGGCTTTTGCTGCTGCACACAGGAGAGGAAACCTGTCCAAAGTTGCAACTAAGAGTTAAAGTCTATTCAAACTTACAATCTAAATTACTTACCAGGCAGATGATTCTTCTCTGATCGGCAGATTATTTTCTCCTTGTGAGAAGATGTGTCACAATGGACTTTGATGGCAGTGAACCCTTTATTCCCGTAGGCTACTTCTTTTCTGCATACATCACAATATGCCTTGCCCACTGCTGCGagttttttaatgcaatgatCGTAGCACAAGATCATAATCTTggtctgttttcctttcttcccctccttTTCCGACACGGTAACACTGTATTCTTTTCAAGCCATTCCCAATTCCACGAATAACGGGAACCCTTATCGCTGAATAGCTCACCGCGCCGTACGATGTCAGATCTTGCCATCGTCGAACGTACCACAAGCTTTTTCTTTGTACTCGCAAATGCCGCGCAGCGTAAGAACTGACTAAAGCCAACACGTGTGGCGCGCAAAGGAAGtaacacaaaatgcaagaatcGGAGACCGTTTGGGAACCGGAGACCGTTTGAGTACAAAATGTGCTACTGACGAGGCGAGCGCGATCGGCGTACGCTACTTCGAAATCGGCGTAAGTCAGAAGTCAAGTCGGCGTAAATGCGCCGAACGGCGTACAATGCTATGCCCTGAATCAAAGTTGTGTTGTTGATCTGcataaataacattaaacaagtgactacaaacaacaacaggtaTAAAACCCTTACCAAGAATGAGTTTAGAAATTGCCCGTCTGGCACTCAGGATGTTTTGATATGACCCCATGATGTGTACTTTActgaaatatacaaatacaaatcaTTGAACATCATAGCACCTTATTCAAGTCCTACAGGAAAACTTGCTGCTTTACAAATTCTATAATTAAAATAGTCACAGCTGACGACAAATGAAGAGCAAGGATGAAGACGAGCAGCACAGGATTAAACCAAACTAAGATGACAATATAACAAACCAACCGAAGTATGTGGTTGACCATATACACTACTTCAAACGATAGTATCCACATACATCAGGGGTGGGAACCTTTTCTCCTACAAGAGTCATTTGGATATTCATAACATCATTTGTGGGccacacaaaaatatcaacTTGAAAATTAGCCAGCATTAGGTCAAGCAGTTGTTTTGCAACATGTACACCTCCAGACTGTCTGGCACTGTCTTCAATACAAGCTGCAGACAGCTGATAACAACAAAGGAACCAGTCACCAAAACAGAAGGGGCACCACATTCCAAATGCACAGAGGCAAGCATGTCGAAAACACACCATCCTCAAGATGTGCACATAAAACAAACTTCTATACATCATGCtcacatattaatttataacaGCTATCTGAGCttcacaaaaattgaaaataacagCAATAGAATTCAGGTCTTGCACAACTCACCTCCCTGCCAACACAATCCttgtttttgtgatgttttctATCATATACCTGGTCTTTCCACTTTTTCCTGCTAACCTGCCAATGGCTCGAGACAAGTGATCTCCTTTGAGAGTTTTGACTGAGAccaacagcaaagaaaaattgcattttaattCAATTGCCAAGAATATATATGCAGATCTTATTTGATACTGCAATACTGCCAAGAAATTTCATATTCTGATCCTGCTTCAAGCATGTAAtacggttcccagtcacttaatccccagacacttcatccccaacgcttcatccttaaaatgaaattttaactataaaaattatgaagccggcgaaaaatttaactgaaattcaaataattatcttcatataaacatcacaataagttttacaattaaaataaatattgaaatacattaataatattcaaatcatgctattaacttcaacgtcatttgaacctctacaacattagttaaagtattttaattgtaaaacttattgtgatgtttatatgaagataattatttgaatttcaattaaatttttcgctggcttcataatttttatagttaaaatttcattttaaggatgaagcgttggggatgaagtgtgtGGACACCATGTAATACATATCCTGCTGATGTTACGACAATCAAATTTCCCACACAGGTGGAATTATTCAATTCAGGCAATAAATCTAATAATTGTATTAAGATCACAAAGCAACTTTATTGCATCAAGTCATACAAAAGTAAAATGCAAAGAATCATCATATACGATCttttaaaaccaatttttataaacaagaaCACACTTCGCTGCATATTATTTATTGGAAATATCTATGCTAATAACTTTTATATGATTTAACTTGCAACAAACAGGCTAATCATAAAGATAGAAAATAAGCACAGATGTATTTGATcgaaaaatttgtaaaacgaAGTAGGAAAACCTATTTCAGCTAAAACTCACCATCTTTGATGTCAAAAGATTCTAGATAAAGATCATCTAGCCTGATGAGGGCAACTGCAtcctaagaaaacaaaataatcaaaactgctggtaacatttatataaaataaaaactatgtaCAGGGGTGTCTAACATTTTATATCAAGCACATTTCAACTTGATACACACCAATGTAACTTGTAACAAAAAGCAACAAGTATATATGAATTTTCTAGATTATGAACTACTCTAATTATCTACAAGAACATAAATTAATAATCCCTTACCTACATGTTTTATAGACTGAGTATATCAGACATCATTGCTAGCTTAGGAACACAAGCGCCAAAAAATAATAGTTGACAGAATCAAAAGCATGCAAAAATACAGCTCATTTTATCTCCACAAATCAACAGAAAACCACTTACATCAACCTCAAAACCCAGTGTGAATGCTTTCACAAAATCTGCTGCTTTTTGCAAAGCATTTGCATT from Pomacea canaliculata isolate SZHN2017 linkage group LG8, ASM307304v1, whole genome shotgun sequence encodes the following:
- the LOC112570691 gene encoding RNA-binding protein PNO1-like; translation: MASDEKMDQTANTGTESIRPSFPPVTVSATERKTEVRKVPVPPHRYTPLRDQWMKIFTPVVDHLKLQIRFNLKTKTVEIRTCTDTTNANALQKAADFVKAFTLGFEVDDAVALIRLDDLYLESFDIKDVKTLKGDHLSRAIGRLAGKSGKTRYMIENITKTRIVLAGSKVHIMGSYQNILSARRAISKLILGSPPAKVYGKLRSVHAAVI
- the LOC112570690 gene encoding MAD2L1-binding protein-like, giving the protein MAGRSKQYDFIFDGGLNSHTRASLVIELIKYLLYERNQIPLHFDGLKQQTQIEEVQNSHINSKYLQTERKAQAILSSLEDLFVNILKAFETCPEIQQALVLLGSTTATPKEVYVVNLPSLCPEANHVSLKSCKQAFFRHIVAEQILANEAALGPTNVMVMLLAPTTAILKGFVPKMSFKVPSRGICLTLNMICMQPHSCQELTFDGSEVEISGIEPLNISSAETLDHSLSATPLSSCSRQHRHTFLKFPVVKMERNHLSTPGSVKAEDFNHVLTNDCEITGSVKELMLPHTASTPKPGHCQQPPNSNCAQQSSSTEIQHQCIWFQYATAIKGYSV